A stretch of DNA from Anthonomus grandis grandis chromosome 22, icAntGran1.3, whole genome shotgun sequence:
TCAATGAACATGTTTGAAAGCCGTGAGCAGCACAAGCAGAACTAAAAATAGACCAACTAAATAATAAGATTTGCATTTTGCGATCAGTCACATTTCACAaaaacttttacttttaaattaaatttatgtgaATATTTTGCACTTTATGCTATGCTCAGATGTTAACCTCGTTACTGATATGAAAGCCTAATAAATCAATGATTTTTCCGTCTATGttgattataaatttttagatgAAATCAGGATGTcgtggtaaaataaataatttatgagcATGCGATGGTGACCTACaccaaatttttcaaaacgcgacaataagtaaaaataacTATAATCAAATCTGCAGCACCGAAGATAAGCATCGCCGCATATTTTAGAAGATACAGAAACGACGGGTCGTCATACCAGATTAGTCCAACTTAAAACTTTGGCTAATAAACTACATTTcgttaaaacattataaatacgTTTCAGGCCGAAATAATAGGGACGAAAGAGAAAACAAAAATCACGCTGTTGACCCCTGATAGTCGATAGTAgacttattttaattacttattgtagaaatatataattttataactaaTAGTGCAAATGAACGCGAGTACCAGCATTGTAGTGCCAGTTTCGGCCGTGGGAGGGATCGTTTTGTTGATAGTTTGTTCAAAAAGGTAAACACTCGGTTGCATGTAactatcaaataaataaacatatttaaatatcgAATAGTTTATTCCCAAATTTTAGGTCTTTTTTCACTTGCAATTAAATTACTGCACTCTCATATTTTTTGCATGTGTATActccaccctgtatattaggaaaatttaatagaatttcACAAGCAATACTGTATACTAACAGTAATTTTtgctcaaaatattttgattcttttGTATACCTGCGGCTAATAAATTCGTTCACATTCCTCTCTTTATCTATACTGTGTATGTCGTGAGAATGTGCAACATGTCTtcatattgttttttgttttctgtgtAAGTAAAtgcaagtattttattttgaattattaaaagttaaatagcAGTGCCTTCAGATATTAAAAGATCTTAAGACATCAGCTATAAATAACAGTAACACATTAAATGTACACTTCTACCCTCAACCCTGGCTCCGCTAAAGACTTTGGTTCCTAAACCAACGTCTAATTTTTCTACCACAAATCTAAGCtgatacaataattaatttttaaacacctttattataaaaaaaaacattctaacAACAAAGTACGAAACTCAAGCCAAAATATAATTTCCCCCTTTGGCTTACCTCAGCCACCCCAAAATCAGATATTTTCATGACTTCATCCAGTGTAAACAACAAATTTCCAGGTTTTATATCTTTATGCACCACCCTGTTTGAGTGGAGGTACTCTAGCCCATCGACAAGTTGCAGAAAATATCCATGCCCTTGTCTTGGTGGCAGTTTTTTGCCAGGTACAGAGTCCAGCATTGCTGAAAATGAATAAACagaaatttaagttatttttagcATATAAATCTTAGGTACCTTGTAATGAGCCAACGCAAAACTCCataattacatataatttgtttttctccTCCACTTCAAACTCCTCCAGCACCCGTATAATGTTTTTGTGACGCAGTTTTCTTAGAAGTTGGATTTCTCTGAAATGAAAAGCCCATTatataggaaaaattatttcgTGAGAAGCAAATAAAAGagtgtaaaaattataatgtcaaAAACTTGTATCTACTTATCCTTCTATAAATCagcttttttttacaagaaatataCTCTCATAAAAAATGAATTCTACTACACTGTTTCCACTGAACTAGattatacaaatataattattgCTATGAATATGCAATACAagatgggtatcaaaaatgttttggtaGGTCAAGTAGATAAAGCTAAAGCAAAACAATGTACAAAACAAACGTTATAATTGTCTAAGTTTATTTAGTGTTTGCCATTAGATATTCAATTGTGAATATACACTTAtccatataataaataaaataactgttaTCATATTTGCTATCTATATATAATCCCTTGGTGGtgataccaaaataaaaatagtctgtGTTACCTTGTTTAGTTTTAAAGGTCCTGTTGAGAATAGAAGAATTAAACATGCTTGTAATTTTCTTGTGTTCAGTTATTGTACTGATTTTTCTCTTTCTGGTTTTTAATACCTGGCACACAACACGgtaagttaaaagaaaaaaaaattgaccctTTAAATACagacaaatattaatataatgatttcttatgaaatttttttatttattgactatTGAATTAAAGTTTCCATTTCCaactaaatttttgtttcaggATCCGTTCAAAGATGTCATCGCTCTTTTCTTGGCTGCTAGGCACTGTAAGTacatagttattttaattatcattGTAATAAAATGCATGCATCATTCAAATATGGTtgtgataaaataattattattgtgcTATGGTTGCAATTTTCTGTccatttaaattgttttataggGTAACAAGCTCATTATCCAGTTAATCATTGTAAAATTACTCagataatttttcaattaaatttgtGTTATTGAATTAAACAAGTTGATCtatttcaaacattttgatGAGAATACATATAATAtcttaaagtaattaaaaaatgattacttACTATCTTCGATAAATAAAGGCCTTAATATAGGTTTCCCTGATACtcattatgtaaatatttgttagcaatttaaataagcaaataGCATATTTAAGATATAGACATGGAATTTTTTCTCCATGATAGTAATTAGATCCTCATGAAGACATTAATGAAGGTATTATATGTTCACATTGGCATTCTGTATATAGTATTATAagcaataataatgaaaaatattaaaaattaccttatgAATGTCTCCTTGGCACAAGGGCTGTAACAgtgttaatttatataatgagCATTTATACAACAAATTGaaacctataaaataaaacgtactTTTGAACGTTTTGTAATCCATTTGGTATCCTCCGGAGCTTTTTGGTCTTAAATATCTTAACAGCTCTCCTAGTTAATGACTCGGTATCCAACATTTCTTTTACTTTCCCATAAGAACCCTCCCCTAACATATCCCCCATTACATACTTTCCAATCATTTTAAACTTCTTCTTTGAGGCTTGATATATGATTTGGTTACTGTCTACCCGATGAAAAAAATTTGCTATATTTACTGCTTCCAAATCGTCATCCAGCCCATCATACTCATCCATGGCTTCACAGATCCATATTTTAGCGGTCTTTAAAGGACTAAGGGGCTTTAATTCCTCAGTGCTGTCCACAGAGAAGATCCGATTGGAGATTTCTGTTTCAGGGGGGCACCCTGGCCCCCCTAAGCTCTCTGTACTGCTAAGTGAATTACACATGTTACTGctcattttattttgtatacaCTGAGAATTTAGAAGGTGGTTTTTTGCGAAAATAGTTACATTATTGTTGaaagttacttaaaatttaGTTATGTTGTGCATCTCGGGCATTGCCGTCAACACAACAACTATCAAAAAACAGCTGCTATTTACTCATTTGAGGTTATGGTTATGTTGACGTTTCTGGTTTTCAAATTGTCATGTCACTCCCTCCTACTCCGCTTGATAAGGATCACGTGATTCTCCGTTTATTCTTCTATTGTTCGTCATGTGGGAGCCATGTTGTATTGATCGGATCAGGAACACATGCATGAAACGTAATATCGATCTTTAAGTTACGTAACTAAAATGAAACGGAATATATTAAGCTTTTGAACATGTTAATAGGATATTTGCTCTAACTGATAACATATTTATAAAGTGTTTACACagcgtttttttaataaaaatatacctgtGTTTTATCATATACCTCCatgcaatttttgtaaataaaatccaTTTTGTACAATTGTTTCCCTTCTTTGGCTAATTCTTCCTTTTTAATCCATGgctaaaaatctatttattatatgCTATATGTACTTATATAACAACACATATTGCTATAAGTAGTTCTTCGTCTCAAGCGAAATTTCCGTACACGTTTCGGTAGCCAGTGCCATCTGAAATGTCAAATGTTCATCTGTCAAAATCAGCtgttatttgtatatttttatttttgaaattaatttttgtgcaAGTTTGAAAGTCACCTTGAATCTTCAgtcccaaatatttttaaaatttattttcacttaAGTGCGGCTGTAGTACATGAGGGAACATGTGTAGGAgaatataaattaactttttggtGAGTTGACAAGCTTAATTAAGTCTGGTTTTAGTTAAAAACTCAGTTTTAAGTTGGAAGacctattaaaaaaagtataaaaatgtgaattctttatagtaaattaaaggaaatttgcaagttaatttgtttatttgttattgatttgtttgttatattatttacGCCAAAAAGTGTTACTTTTCATTAATCGAGATACATGTTTCTTTCAAGCAAAATCTCAAGGGACTTAGCAATGTGACTAACATTAAAAGGAACTTTGATGGGATATTCcaattaaattagtaaaataaatacacatcaAAAAAAACATGATACATAAAATTGAAACAAGTACTTAATCCCTATTCTATTTTTACATAACAAAGCCATATTACTTACATAACTGGTTCTCTTTTGAATCTTTaagcatatattatttataaaactgttaTGGTCTGTTAATCTCTTTTTCTTAGGTTTCAGGAACTAAATCTGAAAGCAATACATCAGAAGCCAGAAGTAGTCAAGCTGTTGCAACAGCTAGAGGTAACTctttttttattcagtaaatactactttattaaaatctaatatcAGCTAGTTATGTTAATGGATCTATTGCCTTTTTTGTAGATACCAAACAACCCAAACCCAAAGCAAAACAACGAGTTAAAAAACCAAACAACGAACCTGCTTTTAGCACTAAATTGGAAACTCCTATAGAGCAAGTTATTGAGGAGACACTAAAGGAAGAAAATACTgagaaaaaatcaaagaaaaaaaataaaaattgcaaaaagagCAAAGTTGACGAACCAGAAAATGAGGAGTTTGTATTTGTGAAAGAGGGGACTTCCAAATCTCCAGCTGTTATTGATGATGTGGGCTATTCATTTTTCCCAGTAAAAGATAGAAGTCGAAAAGGAAAGAAGTCAATACTTGAAAAGAAGAGTTCTGAGGAAGCCATAACTGCTGTAATTGCTCAAGGTATACATTCTTACTTATTGCACCATATTAAATCATATatgttttaacttattttaaggTATTTCAAAGAAGAAAGACCCTGTAAGGCCAGCTATAATAGATCATTATAAAAAACCATTATTAATTGAAAAGCCAAAGGTAGAATTAAAGGAGAGCAAAAAGGTCACTTCAAAAGTCTCTTATGCTAGCATAGTCACCAATTCTGAACCAAGtaataatgaaattttcaaagaagTCAATAAAAATTCTGCTCAAATTGTAAGTCAGTCTCTAGAAAACCCTGTGGAAGTAGCAGAAGTTGCTAGGGAACTTCAAAATAGTCCAGGAGCAGGAGGCAATGAGTTTATTAATGAGAACTTGATTATTTGTGAAGAATCAGTAATTACCGAAGTTCCTAGTGAAGTTGCAACCATACCAAGAGATCCAGGAACCCTGGTTGTTAATCAGAACCCACTTTTCTCTGAAGTAAAGGCAGTTGACAGTGAAGAAGTAAATGCACCTGAAACAAATTTAAGTAAAGAGTTTATTAACCAAGAGTTGCTGGTTTGTGAAAAAATTAGCCTTACTGAGACTAGTGAACTTGAAAGCAATCTAAAAGAAGAACTTGAGATTACTAACCAGGACTTGATTGTTTGCGAAAAAATAACCCTTGCTGAATGTGAAGACCATCCAAAGCAAGAAAATAACCAAGGTTTACTCTTTTGTGAAGAAGAAGTAACTTCTACCAGTGAAGAATTGAATGAAATTAAAGCCGATCCAAGCCAAGAAAATATAGAGTTTAGTGACAAAGACTTGCTGGTGTGTGAGAAAATAATTGTCTCTGAAGGTGAATCTAGTGAGTCCAAGTTAAGAGAAACAGTTAATGATTTTATTGACGGCTCATATGTTTGTGAGGAAGTGGTAACATCTAATTATAGTGAAGAGTCTAGTGAAGTTAAAGCCAATCAAAAAGGTTTTGAGAACTACATTGCTAACCTAGAATCAACTCGCGAAGAAATTATAATTAGTGGTaagtatgatttttaaattccctAATGTTTTCCTAATCAATTTTTATCAAGGTGTTAGTCCAAAAGACTTTATTGAGGCTCACATAGAGGATCAAGCCAGTCAACCTAGAGAACCCTCtatttcagaaaatattgaTTGTAATCACACTGAAAATCAAATTCGAGAAATAACAAAGGAAGAAACTCAAATAGttgagaatattttaaaagagtATTCAAACTCGGACGATATTATCTTAAATGGTTTCCATGAAAACGATGATACTGTAATAGATGAAAAAACAGATGAGACATTGATAAGGGAAATCAATACTATAGAACACTTTCCAGTTGAGAAAAAGGATAATTATCTAACCGACAATATGTCTGAAAAACGAATTCTTGCTTTAAATGATAAGGAGCATCTGGAATCAACTATTTATCGTATTGAGAAGAACTTCACGTTGCAATTCCGTTTAGGTCCTTCGCTATTGGGGAGGAAAATTAAATTGTACTGTAACTACCCTAAAGAGAGAGCCAATGGAACATTGGAAGAATTTGACAGAAACAGATATCAGCTTTTAAGCTGGTGCCAGGATGAGGGATGTAAGAACTCAGATGATACAGCCTCATTTGCCGAAATCAAAGAGGTCAACGTGGCTGGCAGCTtccattattattttgtttatgacAATGagtaagatatatttttttaattaaaaattaaaatcaaaattcgcTTATTTTAGGGACACAGAAGAGAAACAAGGGTCAGGTTATTTCTTGGTTGATCCAGTACTACAATATGGCAATAAAGATACGTTACCTTTAGATTGCATCCAGTGCCAGACGGTACTTGCAAAGCATCTGGGTCCCATTTCCACATGGGAAAATAAACTGAGAGTTGCCAAAGAGTCTGGATATAACATGGTGCATTTTACGCCTATTC
This window harbors:
- the LOC126748153 gene encoding serine/threonine-protein kinase STK11 isoform X2 yields the protein MSSNMCNSLSSTESLGGPGCPPETEISNRIFSVDSTEELKPLSPLKTAKIWICEAMDEYDGLDDDLEAVNIANFFHRVDSNQIIYQASKKKFKMIGKYVMGDMLGEGSYGKVKEMLDTESLTRRAVKIFKTKKLRRIPNGLQNVQKEIQLLRKLRHKNIIRVLEEFEVEEKNKLYVIMEFCVGSLQAMLDSVPGKKLPPRQGHGYFLQLVDGLEYLHSNRVVHKDIKPGNLLFTLDEVMKISDFGVAEIIDTFAPDDTCYTGQGSPAFQPPEIASGKESFPGFKVDVWSAGVTLFNIMTGKYPFEGDNIYKLFENISKGEFTVPQELDDCLQDLLLGMLRKNPVERFSLQQVRHHPYLHRKPPLNAYPRVSLPVQKRNGNNDMTVLPYLFNHYYASFDDSDSLLNNSSFGLDSTPEYLTERELNASAETEKCTPEQANGNAQADQTCTKKANRKKRPITCLAVKNLSMCKQS
- the LOC126748153 gene encoding serine/threonine-protein kinase STK11 isoform X5, translating into MSSNMCNSLSSTESLGGPGCPPETEISNRIFSVDSTEELKPLSPLKTAKIWICEAMDEYDGLDDDLEAVNIANFFHRVDSNQIIYQASKKKFKMIGKYVMGDMLGEGSYGKVKEMLDTESLTRRAVKIFKTKKLRRIPNGLQNVQNPCAKETFIREIQLLRKLRHKNIIRVLEEFEVEEKNKLYVIMEFCVGSLQAMLDSVPGKKLPPRQGHGYFLQLVDGLEYLHSNRVVHKDIKPGNLLFTLDEVMKISDFGVAEIIDTFAPDDTCYTGQGSPAFQPPEIASGKESFPGFKVDVWSAGVTLFNIMTGKYPFEGDNIYKLFENISKGEFTVPQELDDCLQDLLLGMLRKNPVERFSLQQVRHHPYLHRKPPLNAYPRVSLPVQKRNGNNDMTVLPYLFNHYYASFDDSDSLLNNSSFGLDSTPEYLTERELNGNTISPDYYW
- the LOC126748153 gene encoding serine/threonine-protein kinase STK11 isoform X3, with product MSSNMCNSLSSTESLGGPGCPPETEISNRIFSVDSTEELKPLSPLKTAKIWICEAMDEYDGLDDDLEAVNIANFFHRVDSNQIIYQASKKKFKMIGKYVMGDMLGEGSYGKVKEMLDTESLTRRAVKIFKTKKLRRIPNGLQNVQNPCAKETFIREIQLLRKLRHKNIIRVLEEFEVEEKNKLYVIMEFCVGSLQAMLDSVPGKKLPPRQGHGYFLQLVDGLEYLHSNRVVHKDIKPGNLLFTLDEVMKISDFGVAEIIDTFAPDDTCYTGQGSPAFQPPEIASGKESFPGFKVDVWSAGVTFKGEFTVPQELDDCLQDLLLGMLRKNPVERFSLQQVRHHPYLHRKPPLNAYPRVSLPVQKRNGNNDMTVLPYLFNHYYASFDDSDSLLNNSSFGLDSTPEYLTERELNASAETEKCTPEQANGNAQADQTCTKKANRKKRPITCLAVKNLSMCKQS
- the LOC126748153 gene encoding serine/threonine-protein kinase STK11 isoform X4 is translated as MSSNMCNSLSSTESLGGPGCPPETEISNRIFSVDSTEELKPLSPLKTAKIWICEAMDEYDGLDDDLEAVNIANFFHRVDSNQIIYQASKKKFKMIGKYVMGDMLGEGSYGKVKEMLDTESLTRRAVKIFKTKKLRRIPNGLQNVQNPCAKETFIREIQLLRKLRHKNIIRVLEEFEVEEKNKLYVIMEFCVGSLQAMLDSVPGKKLPPRQGHGYFLQLVDGLEYLHSNRVVHKDIKPGNLLFTLDEVMKISDFGVAEIIDTFAPDDTCYTGQGSPAFQPPEIASGKESFPGFKVDVWSAGVTLFNIMTGKYPFEGDNIYKLFENISKGEFTVPQELDDCLQDLLLGMLRKNPVERFSLQQVRHHPYLHRKPPLNAYPRVSLPVQKRNGNNDMTVLPYLFNHYYASFDDSDSLLNNSSFGLDSTPEYLTERELNEFADICTIFKYATW
- the LOC126748153 gene encoding serine/threonine-protein kinase STK11 isoform X1 — its product is MSSNMCNSLSSTESLGGPGCPPETEISNRIFSVDSTEELKPLSPLKTAKIWICEAMDEYDGLDDDLEAVNIANFFHRVDSNQIIYQASKKKFKMIGKYVMGDMLGEGSYGKVKEMLDTESLTRRAVKIFKTKKLRRIPNGLQNVQNPCAKETFIREIQLLRKLRHKNIIRVLEEFEVEEKNKLYVIMEFCVGSLQAMLDSVPGKKLPPRQGHGYFLQLVDGLEYLHSNRVVHKDIKPGNLLFTLDEVMKISDFGVAEIIDTFAPDDTCYTGQGSPAFQPPEIASGKESFPGFKVDVWSAGVTLFNIMTGKYPFEGDNIYKLFENISKGEFTVPQELDDCLQDLLLGMLRKNPVERFSLQQVRHHPYLHRKPPLNAYPRVSLPVQKRNGNNDMTVLPYLFNHYYASFDDSDSLLNNSSFGLDSTPEYLTERELNASAETEKCTPEQANGNAQADQTCTKKANRKKRPITCLAVKNLSMCKQS